In a single window of the Stigmatopora nigra isolate UIUO_SnigA chromosome 7, RoL_Snig_1.1, whole genome shotgun sequence genome:
- the LOC144199482 gene encoding sodium channel regulatory subunit beta-1-like isoform X2, translating to MAEVPATLVLSVLLVGLRATTCAAACVEVDSETEAVVHRGFKLGCISCKRRGEVKATASVAWYFKAAHDHDFYKIYDFEEHHGSITDERFESRLEWRGSTFTRDLQDGSIYIANVTADDAGTYACIFYRVLFYNDYTFHTHSRKIINLRVVPKKTRGWASILSEVMMYVSIVGLQLWLLVEMVYCYRKISAAGEEALRENAAEYLAIAPENKDNCAAVQVEE from the exons ATGGCGGAAGTCCCCGCGACGTTGGTGCTGTCCGTCCTCCTGGTGGGACTTCGAG CGACCACGTGCGCGGCCGCGTGCGTGGAAGTGGACTCAGAAACGGAGGCGGTGGTCCACCGCGGCTTCAAGCTGGGATGCATTTCGTGCAAGAGGAGGGGCGAGGTCAAGGCCACGGCTAGCGTAGCCTGGTACTTCAAGGCCGCTCATGACCACGACTTCTACAAG ATTTACGACTTTGAGGAGCATCATGGCTCCATCACGGACGAGCGCTTCGAGTCGCGCTTGGAATGGCGAGGCAGCACGTTTACGCGGGACCTTCAAGACGGTTCCATCTACATCGCCAACGTGACCGCCGACGACGCGGGAACGTACGCGTGCATTTTCTACCGCGTGCTCTTCTACAACGATTACACTTTCCACACTCACAGTCGCAAGATCATCAATTTGCGGGTGGTCCCTAAAA AGACACGAGGATGGGCGTCCATTTTGTCTGAGGTGATGATGTATGTGTCCATTGTGGGTCTTCAACTGTGGCTCCTGGTGGAGATGGTGTACTGCTACAGGAAGATCTCAGCGGCGGGGGAGGAGGCCTTGAGGGAGAATGC GGCCGAGTATTTAGCCATAGCGCCCGAAAACAAAGACAACTGCGCCGCTGTGCAGGTGGAAGAATAG
- the LOC144199482 gene encoding sodium channel regulatory subunit beta-1-like isoform X1, with protein MAEVPATLVLSVLLVGLRATTCAAACVEVDSETEAVVHRGFKLGCISCKRRGEVKATASVAWYFKAAHDHDFYKIYDFEEHHGSITDERFESRLEWRGSTFTRDLQDGSIYIANVTADDAGTYACIFYRVLFYNDYTFHTHSRKIINLRVVPKKTRGWASILSEVMMYVSIVGLQLWLLVEMVYCYRKISAAGEEALRENAVSKYWRRNGFSHPPSEPPSPPRQRTEAEGGDGAPADQSTMRDAVTKEKAQYELWIQS; from the exons ATGGCGGAAGTCCCCGCGACGTTGGTGCTGTCCGTCCTCCTGGTGGGACTTCGAG CGACCACGTGCGCGGCCGCGTGCGTGGAAGTGGACTCAGAAACGGAGGCGGTGGTCCACCGCGGCTTCAAGCTGGGATGCATTTCGTGCAAGAGGAGGGGCGAGGTCAAGGCCACGGCTAGCGTAGCCTGGTACTTCAAGGCCGCTCATGACCACGACTTCTACAAG ATTTACGACTTTGAGGAGCATCATGGCTCCATCACGGACGAGCGCTTCGAGTCGCGCTTGGAATGGCGAGGCAGCACGTTTACGCGGGACCTTCAAGACGGTTCCATCTACATCGCCAACGTGACCGCCGACGACGCGGGAACGTACGCGTGCATTTTCTACCGCGTGCTCTTCTACAACGATTACACTTTCCACACTCACAGTCGCAAGATCATCAATTTGCGGGTGGTCCCTAAAA AGACACGAGGATGGGCGTCCATTTTGTCTGAGGTGATGATGTATGTGTCCATTGTGGGTCTTCAACTGTGGCTCCTGGTGGAGATGGTGTACTGCTACAGGAAGATCTCAGCGGCGGGGGAGGAGGCCTTGAGGGAGAATGC AGTGAGCAAATACTGGCGCAGAAACGGCTTCTCGCATCCGCCTTCCGAACCGCCATCCCCGCCAAGGCAGCGTACCGAGGCGGAAGGGGGTGACGGAGCACCGGCGGACCAATCGACGATGAGGGATGCTgttacaaaagaaaaagctcAATATGAGTTATGGATACAATCATAA